A genomic region of Pararge aegeria chromosome 11, ilParAegt1.1, whole genome shotgun sequence contains the following coding sequences:
- the LOC120627556 gene encoding nucleoside diphosphate kinase homolog 5-like yields the protein MSVASSDTDADYHSFSERTLAIIKPEAYEDCEDIENHIRNHGFQILARREVRLSPEQAAELYRGHYGKHHFPHLVAHMSSGPIIALVLATRNCIQKWRTLMGPARVVEAQAYWPDSLRACYGRRTKYGDYFNAVHGSENHAEALREIHFFFPDMVVGPLLRQWQISDYIQKHIEPTLSPALTALAHERPAEPILWLADHLRRHNPNEPELAPQPRDHREEGKCYTPQPSEESLVK from the exons ATGTCGGTAGCGTCGTCAGACACCGACGCAGATTACCATTCCTTTTCGGAGCGTACGTTGGCAATCATAAAGCCAGAGGCGTATGAGGACTGTGAAGATATAGAAAATCATATACGCAACCATGGATTCCAGATACTCGCT AGACGGGAGGTTCGCTTGTCACCGGAGCAAGCGGCCGAGCTGTATCGAGGGCACTACGGCAAGCATCATTTCCCACATCTGGTGGCTCACATGTCCAGCGGACCAATAATCGCGCTAGTCCTGGCCACCAGAAACTGTATTCAAAAGTGGCGCACTCTTATGGGCCCAGCGAG AGTAGTGGAAGCGCAAGCATACTGGCCGGACAGCCTACGCGCGTGCTACGGGCGCCGCACCAAGTACGGCGACTACTTCAACGCGGTCCACGGCAGTGAAAACCATGCGGAGGCTTTGAGGGAAATACACTTCTTCTTTCCGGACA TGGTCGTAGGTCCGTTGCTCCGCCAATGGCAAATCAGTGATTATATCCAAAAGCACATCGAACCAACACTCTCGCCTGCGTTGACCGCTTTGGCGCACGAGCGTCCCGCGGAACCGATATTGTGGCTCGCGGATCATCTACGGCGCCATAATCCGAACGAGCCCGAACTGGCTCCGCAACCGAGAGACCATAGGGAGGAGGGAAAGTGTTACACGCCTCAACCTTCGGAGGAGTCGCTCGTCAAATGA